One genomic region from Anabaena sp. PCC 7108 encodes:
- a CDS encoding DMT family transporter has translation MQLQLRGSKSTVASLLLIAPFFLWGTAMVAMKGVIPHTTPLFMAGVRLLPAGVLILIAAAFMGKPQPQGWLAWLWIVIFALVDGMLFQGFLAEGLVRTSAGLGSVMIDSQPLAVALLCLWLFQEHIGLWGWLGLGLGVMGISLIGLPQEWIFHLLDSGVNITTDNWQQLFASGEWLMLLAALSMAVGTVLIRYVCKYADPVTATGWHMILAGLPLWGISSVVEVQQWQNLVISDWLALSYATIFGSAIAYGLFFYFASSGNLTSLSSLTFLTPVFALIFGNIFLSEVLTPIQWVGVFLTLISIYLINQRETLAGKNQKVIISENTNQQPPVLEASVSKK, from the coding sequence ATGCAACTGCAACTCAGAGGTTCTAAATCTACCGTAGCTTCCCTACTATTAATTGCCCCCTTTTTCCTTTGGGGTACGGCAATGGTAGCCATGAAAGGAGTCATACCTCATACCACACCCCTATTCATGGCAGGGGTGCGTTTGTTACCTGCGGGTGTGTTAATTCTGATAGCTGCCGCATTCATGGGTAAACCCCAACCTCAAGGGTGGTTAGCATGGCTGTGGATTGTTATATTTGCCCTTGTGGATGGTATGTTATTTCAAGGTTTTTTGGCAGAGGGGTTAGTAAGAACCAGTGCAGGGTTAGGTTCTGTCATGATTGACTCTCAACCCTTGGCTGTGGCTTTGTTGTGTTTATGGTTATTTCAAGAACATATTGGTTTGTGGGGATGGCTGGGGTTAGGATTGGGAGTTATGGGTATTAGTTTAATTGGCTTACCCCAAGAGTGGATTTTTCATCTTCTTGACTCAGGAGTAAATATCACAACCGATAATTGGCAACAATTATTTGCCAGTGGTGAATGGTTGATGTTACTAGCAGCTTTGTCAATGGCTGTGGGAACCGTACTCATCCGCTATGTATGTAAATATGCTGACCCGGTAACGGCTACAGGATGGCATATGATTTTGGCTGGTTTGCCTTTGTGGGGCATCTCCTCAGTGGTGGAAGTACAACAGTGGCAAAATCTAGTAATATCTGATTGGTTAGCTTTAAGTTATGCCACAATATTCGGAAGTGCGATCGCTTACGGTTTATTTTTCTACTTTGCTTCTAGTGGAAATCTGACTAGTCTGAGTTCTCTGACTTTTCTCACTCCCGTTTTTGCATTAATATTTGGTAATATTTTTCTTTCAGAAGTTCTCACCCCTATTCAATGGGTAGGAGTATTCCTGACTTTAATTAGTATTTATTTAATCAACCAACGGGAAACTTTAGCAGGGAAAAATCAGAAAGTTATTATTAGTGAAAACACTAATCAACAGCCACCAGTTTTAGAAGCATCTGTCAGCAAAAAGTAG
- a CDS encoding HEAT repeat domain-containing protein: protein MQLPNTNYQSIIPQSILILTSFIGLSFYPSRAITATVDLTPNSATVLTPGVKDAVDLTPNSATVLTPGLQDAEVQVIQVQLKALGYYSGSLDGKYGSSTQNALAQFQQSQGLKRADGIADWATRQHLKSVLSEKIKCNTAAITEAKNPEIQHQKDNFIWWRLISFGVVGTLGILFYLAQRLSESKPSIESTNSEQLLLNPSSQKSPRFFLNPAPTIPFPGSTELLTSQQSTVISALSIADELMKDLHSNDATKRRKAIWHLGQQGDSRAMKPLVDLMVSADSRQHSLILSALAEIGIRTLKPMNRALAISIQDENPQVRQNAIRDLSRIYDMMGQMSQMLRHALEDEDPEVQATAQYALNHINRVRVLPKLDEYLEDSRPEPQT from the coding sequence ATGCAACTACCAAATACCAATTATCAATCAATAATTCCCCAGTCCATTCTAATATTAACTTCTTTTATTGGACTTAGTTTCTACCCCAGCCGCGCTATCACGGCTACAGTTGACTTAACACCTAATTCGGCAACAGTTCTTACTCCAGGGGTTAAAGATGCAGTTGACTTAACACCTAATTCAGCAACAGTTCTTACTCCAGGGCTTCAAGATGCAGAAGTACAAGTCATTCAAGTCCAACTCAAAGCCTTAGGTTACTATAGTGGCTCCCTCGATGGAAAGTACGGTTCCAGCACCCAAAATGCTTTAGCTCAATTTCAGCAATCACAAGGTTTAAAAAGAGCAGATGGTATTGCTGATTGGGCTACTAGACAGCATCTTAAATCGGTTTTATCAGAGAAAATTAAATGTAATACTGCTGCTATCACTGAAGCGAAAAATCCTGAAATACAACACCAAAAAGATAATTTCATCTGGTGGAGATTGATAAGTTTTGGAGTTGTAGGGACTCTGGGTATATTGTTTTATCTTGCACAAAGGTTATCTGAAAGTAAACCAAGTATAGAATCTACAAACTCAGAACAACTACTTTTAAATCCATCCTCTCAAAAAAGTCCAAGATTTTTTTTAAATCCTGCACCCACTATCCCCTTTCCAGGATCAACAGAATTATTAACATCTCAACAATCTACTGTAATTTCCGCATTGAGTATTGCTGATGAATTGATGAAAGACTTACACAGCAATGATGCTACAAAACGACGCAAGGCTATTTGGCATTTAGGTCAGCAAGGAGATTCCCGTGCCATGAAGCCATTAGTAGACTTGATGGTAAGTGCTGATTCTCGACAACATAGTTTAATTTTGTCAGCTTTGGCAGAAATCGGCATTCGCACACTCAAACCAATGAACCGGGCTTTAGCTATTTCTATCCAAGATGAAAATCCCCAAGTCCGACAAAATGCTATTCGTGATTTATCTCGCATTTATGACATGATGGGTCAGATGAGTCAGATGTTACGCCATGCTTTGGAAGACGAAGATCCAGAAGTACAAGCTACAGCACAATATGCTTTAAATCATATCAATCGAGTGCGTGTTTTACCAAAACTAGATGAATATCTGGAAGATTCACGCCCAGAACCGCAAACTTAA
- a CDS encoding LD-carboxypeptidase yields the protein MFIPPPLQPGDLLRVIAPSGALREFEAFNKSVEICKSQGYRIEISDRIDDRFGYLAGTDDHRRQQLAAAWQDPECRGIICARGGFGSTRILEDWTWQQNTADPKWLIGFSDITALLWSLYNAGIASVHGSVLTTLMDEPEWSIQRLFDILAGRPLAPLKGHGWGGGTVTGVLLPGNLTVATHLLGTPILPNLDGVILAFEDVTEPPYRIDRMLTQWRLSGVLSKVRGIALGGFTKCDAPSNIPSFSVEEVLRERLGDLGIPIVSDLSFGHDSPNAALPVGVMVTLDADQGILEIPAY from the coding sequence ATGTTCATTCCCCCACCCCTCCAACCTGGTGATTTACTGCGCGTCATTGCCCCTAGCGGTGCGTTACGAGAATTTGAGGCTTTTAATAAAAGTGTAGAAATTTGCAAATCCCAGGGCTACCGTATCGAAATTAGCGATCGCATAGATGATAGATTTGGTTATCTTGCTGGTACTGATGATCACCGTCGTCAACAGTTAGCAGCAGCATGGCAAGACCCAGAATGTCGTGGTATTATCTGCGCTAGAGGTGGTTTTGGTAGTACCCGCATCTTGGAAGATTGGACTTGGCAACAAAATACAGCAGATCCTAAATGGTTGATCGGCTTTTCTGATATCACAGCCCTACTCTGGAGTCTCTATAACGCCGGAATTGCCAGTGTACACGGTTCCGTACTCACTACCCTGATGGATGAGCCAGAATGGTCAATACAGAGGCTATTTGACATTTTAGCAGGTCGTCCCCTCGCACCTTTAAAGGGTCATGGTTGGGGTGGTGGTACAGTTACAGGTGTGTTACTTCCTGGTAATCTCACAGTCGCAACTCATCTTTTAGGGACACCGATTTTACCTAACCTTGATGGTGTAATTTTGGCTTTTGAAGATGTCACAGAACCACCTTATCGCATTGATAGAATGTTAACTCAATGGCGATTAAGTGGAGTTTTATCTAAAGTTCGTGGTATTGCATTAGGAGGTTTTACCAAGTGTGACGCACCATCAAATATACCTAGCTTCAGTGTAGAGGAAGTTTTGCGGGAACGGTTAGGTGATTTAGGAATTCCCATAGTTTCAGATTTATCCTTTGGTCATGATAGCCCCAATGCTGCGTTACCCGTAGGGGTAATGGTTACATTGGATGCAGATCAGGGAATATTGGAAATTCCAGCATACTAG
- a CDS encoding bifunctional 2-polyprenyl-6-hydroxyphenol methylase/3-demethylubiquinol 3-O-methyltransferase UbiG, which yields MVKVSLPASLNHDYQDSFNLKHHLQEFLHLDSETLEQKLATGTQQLAELGHRDFDWETATTFYRDKVGEIYLFELGAWHLECPENIENTLFLIVNHAQGRVLDFGGGIGTHTICAALCPQVEQVIYCDINPLNRDFVRHRAEQLGLSQKIVFCSEMPLEETFDTIISFDVLEHLPDPCEQLLSFHQALTPEGKTILNWHFFKGFSQEFPVHLDDPQVIEAFFKTIQSKFVEIFHPYYTTARCYRKWV from the coding sequence ATGGTTAAAGTATCACTTCCTGCTTCTTTAAATCATGATTATCAAGATTCATTTAACTTAAAACACCATTTACAAGAATTTTTGCATTTAGATTCAGAAACACTAGAGCAAAAATTAGCCACAGGTACACAACAGTTAGCCGAGTTAGGACATAGAGATTTTGATTGGGAAACTGCAACTACTTTTTATCGTGACAAAGTGGGAGAAATATATTTATTTGAGTTGGGAGCATGGCATTTAGAATGCCCTGAAAATATTGAAAATACGTTATTTTTGATTGTAAATCATGCCCAAGGTCGGGTGTTAGATTTTGGTGGTGGAATTGGCACTCATACTATTTGTGCTGCCCTTTGTCCTCAAGTTGAACAAGTAATTTATTGTGATATTAATCCTCTGAATCGTGATTTTGTTCGTCATCGAGCTGAACAATTAGGGCTAAGTCAAAAAATAGTTTTTTGTTCAGAAATGCCTCTAGAAGAAACTTTTGATACCATCATTTCTTTTGATGTTTTAGAACATTTACCAGATCCCTGTGAACAGTTGCTTTCGTTCCATCAAGCCTTAACACCAGAGGGTAAAACAATTCTGAATTGGCATTTTTTCAAAGGCTTTAGTCAAGAGTTTCCTGTTCATTTGGATGACCCACAAGTAATAGAAGCCTTCTTCAAAACTATTCAGAGTAAGTTTGTGGAAATTTTTCACCCTTACTATACCACGGCTCGTTGTTACCGTAAGTGGGTTTGA
- a CDS encoding FkbM family methyltransferase, which produces MDRNLIIDVGVHTGQDTEFYLKKGFRVIGIEAHPDIYESAKNRLKSYVESGQLTLLNVAVSPKDEPITFYANLDRSFWGTISPERVKESDRAFGTRSVEMTVKGRRFESILEEFGVPYYLKVDIEGSDLLCVKALQEFDTKPQFISIESTKASWNALLEELELLKKLGYQKFKAINQAKVTQQVCPSPAKEGQYIPYQFEYGSSGLFGDETPGTWLSEIEVINLYKRIFINYKIFGVHGIIYSFSIGKILLESLNIKEPWYDTHASL; this is translated from the coding sequence ATGGATAGAAACTTAATAATTGATGTTGGTGTTCACACAGGTCAAGATACAGAATTTTATTTAAAAAAAGGCTTTCGAGTTATTGGTATTGAAGCTCATCCTGACATTTATGAATCTGCAAAAAACCGCCTCAAGTCTTATGTAGAAAGTGGTCAACTTACCCTTTTAAATGTTGCTGTTTCACCCAAGGACGAACCTATCACCTTTTACGCGAACTTAGACAGAAGTTTTTGGGGTACTATTTCACCAGAGAGAGTAAAGGAAAGCGATCGCGCTTTTGGGACTCGTTCGGTGGAGATGACTGTCAAAGGACGCAGATTTGAAAGCATCTTGGAAGAGTTTGGTGTTCCCTACTATCTGAAAGTAGACATTGAAGGTTCTGATTTATTATGCGTTAAGGCATTGCAGGAGTTTGATACTAAACCACAATTTATATCCATAGAATCAACCAAAGCTTCTTGGAATGCTTTACTTGAGGAACTGGAGTTGTTGAAAAAACTGGGTTATCAGAAATTTAAAGCTATAAATCAAGCAAAAGTAACTCAACAAGTTTGTCCTTCACCAGCAAAAGAAGGTCAGTATATTCCATATCAATTTGAATATGGTTCTAGTGGACTGTTTGGAGACGAGACACCAGGTACTTGGCTATCAGAAATTGAAGTAATTAATCTATATAAAAGAATTTTTATAAACTACAAAATATTTGGAGTTCATGGAATTATCTATAGTTTTTCTATCGGCAAAATTCTCTTAGAAAGTCTGAACATCAAAGAACCTTGGTATGATACTCATGCTAGTTTATAA
- a CDS encoding glycosyltransferase family A protein, with protein sequence MTPINFDPIPEISVVICTYNRATYLDNTINSVINQTFTEWELIIVDDGSLDHTFEVVNPYLEKFNNIRYLKQQNKKQCYAKNAGIQASFGKYITLLDSDDSYKPNHLESRIEYLKANPDIDLIEGGFFSEEEIIVADYYQPGKLINLRECVLGPTFFGKRKVFFELGGFKHITYGEDTDFWERAEKIFKTQKITEPETYVYTRAETSVTKNFLATQ encoded by the coding sequence ATGACTCCTATAAACTTTGATCCAATTCCTGAAATATCTGTAGTCATCTGTACCTACAATAGAGCAACATATTTGGATAATACTATTAATAGCGTTATCAATCAAACTTTTACAGAATGGGAACTAATTATAGTAGATGATGGTAGTCTGGATCATACATTTGAAGTAGTGAATCCTTATCTAGAAAAATTCAACAATATTCGTTATTTAAAACAGCAAAACAAAAAACAATGTTATGCTAAAAATGCGGGAATTCAAGCATCATTTGGCAAATACATCACATTGCTAGATAGCGACGATTCATATAAACCAAACCATTTAGAATCTCGCATTGAATACCTAAAAGCTAATCCAGATATTGATTTGATTGAAGGTGGTTTCTTTAGTGAAGAAGAAATTATTGTTGCTGATTATTATCAACCAGGTAAATTAATTAATCTAAGAGAATGTGTTTTGGGTCCGACATTTTTTGGCAAAAGAAAAGTCTTTTTTGAACTAGGTGGATTTAAACATATTACCTATGGGGAAGATACAGATTTTTGGGAAAGAGCAGAAAAAATCTTTAAAACTCAAAAAATCACCGAACCAGAAACTTATGTTTATACAAGAGCAGAAACAAGTGTTACCAAAAACTTTTTAGCCACGCAATAA
- a CDS encoding glycosyltransferase, whose amino-acid sequence MKSNQHICHLVLSNIGGAPRTADSLISSQSKTGYEVSTVVLTDLDSRWIVNFKAAKQLIIMKVAGSSFYIGGAIHQIWIAIQLNKVIADLKPDIIVCHTAFITKLFYLSRSIPGSLLVPYISYIHTDFISELQAESKTNSLIGIFQNLSISIDNWMSLRSLQQASGLVFVCKTLYERFLNLGLNPRHMAICYNPAIPDSNHQPLNSSAESWLKNPELITFVSAARFHPQKDHPTLLKAFAQASQHHTNIRLILLGDGDLETEMQALATDLKIDDIVLFAGTVPNPRAYFSLCRAVILASHYEGFGMVLVEAIASGVTFITSDCPVGPREISELLESGTIVPPSDVDALAKAIITHVETPQETINRSEQIERLFSESSCANSLEMLLQQVFNQQV is encoded by the coding sequence GTGAAATCTAATCAGCATATTTGTCATTTAGTTTTGAGTAATATTGGTGGAGCGCCAAGGACTGCTGACTCGCTAATTTCGTCCCAGTCAAAAACTGGATATGAAGTCTCTACTGTAGTATTGACTGATTTAGATTCACGATGGATAGTAAATTTTAAAGCTGCCAAACAACTAATAATCATGAAAGTAGCCGGTAGTTCATTTTACATTGGTGGAGCGATACATCAAATATGGATAGCTATCCAATTAAATAAAGTAATTGCTGACTTAAAACCAGATATTATTGTTTGCCATACTGCATTTATAACCAAACTTTTTTATCTTTCTCGAAGTATTCCTGGGAGTTTATTAGTTCCATATATTAGCTATATTCATACTGATTTTATTTCTGAATTACAGGCTGAAAGCAAGACTAACTCACTGATAGGAATATTTCAAAACTTATCTATAAGTATTGATAATTGGATGAGTTTGCGTAGTCTTCAGCAAGCTAGTGGATTAGTATTTGTTTGTAAAACCCTATATGAAAGATTCTTAAATCTGGGCTTAAATCCTCGTCACATGGCAATATGCTATAATCCCGCTATCCCTGATTCAAATCATCAGCCTCTCAATTCTAGTGCCGAATCTTGGTTGAAAAATCCTGAGTTAATTACTTTTGTATCTGCTGCCAGATTTCATCCTCAAAAAGATCATCCAACATTACTTAAAGCATTTGCTCAAGCTAGTCAACATCACACTAATATCCGGTTAATTTTACTAGGAGATGGTGATTTAGAAACAGAAATGCAAGCATTGGCAACTGATTTAAAAATTGATGATATTGTTCTTTTTGCAGGAACTGTTCCTAATCCTAGAGCTTACTTCTCATTATGTAGAGCAGTTATACTGGCTTCTCATTATGAAGGATTTGGGATGGTGCTGGTGGAAGCTATAGCTAGTGGAGTCACTTTCATTACCAGTGATTGTCCAGTTGGTCCACGTGAGATTTCCGAATTATTAGAATCTGGAACTATAGTACCACCAAGTGATGTAGATGCTTTGGCAAAAGCAATTATTACTCACGTAGAAACCCCTCAAGAAACAATAAATCGTTCTGAGCAAATAGAACGACTATTTAGTGAGTCTAGTTGTGCCAATAGCTTAGAAATGTTGCTCCAGCAGGTTTTTAATCAACAAGTGTGA
- a CDS encoding ABC transporter substrate-binding protein: protein MNINFLLAKIKENYNYFFKSNKRFTSLGMILAFCLISIWGCQQIAPKDNGVIHLTLWQSINPPQNRDLFQTLVNKFNRTHQDIQVEAIFQPEPQLPKILTAFVGNALPDILCLYPEYTGQFAELGAIRPLEDWVEKLHLKSDIRPNLLAGMQLDGHIWSVPMHTSNIGIFYRPDLFKTAGITEIPKTWEELRAVAKKLTIDKNGDNRPEQYGILLPLGKGGWTVFSWLPFLFGAKGEIIRNNQPNLIDAGAIAALQFWQDMIEDGSVMLSAPERGYEEDAFLAGRVAMQITGPWTLIMKSQVDHQVFPIPAGKIPATVTGTASFFVMKSAPEREKAALKFLEYILSQEFQTEWTMKTGFLPVTFSSARSQTYQQFINNNPLLKVFFDQLPVAQALPSPLGYNRIADSLGRAIEATLLGKSSAQEALKEAQKRLELIWNEK from the coding sequence ATGAATATTAATTTTTTATTAGCGAAAATCAAAGAAAATTACAATTATTTTTTTAAATCTAACAAGCGTTTTACTAGTTTAGGAATGATTTTAGCTTTTTGTCTGATATCTATATGGGGTTGTCAGCAAATAGCACCAAAAGATAATGGGGTAATTCATCTAACTCTATGGCAATCAATAAATCCTCCTCAAAATCGTGATTTGTTTCAAACCCTGGTAAACAAATTTAATCGAACTCATCAGGATATTCAAGTTGAAGCTATCTTTCAGCCTGAACCTCAATTACCAAAAATATTAACAGCATTTGTGGGTAATGCTTTACCAGATATTTTATGTTTATACCCAGAATATACTGGTCAATTTGCAGAACTGGGAGCAATTCGACCTTTAGAAGATTGGGTGGAAAAATTGCATCTAAAATCAGATATTCGCCCTAATCTATTAGCAGGAATGCAGTTAGATGGTCACATTTGGTCTGTTCCTATGCACACTAGTAATATTGGTATTTTTTACCGTCCTGATCTTTTTAAAACCGCAGGTATAACAGAAATACCTAAAACTTGGGAAGAATTGCGAGCAGTTGCCAAAAAATTAACTATAGACAAAAACGGAGATAATCGACCTGAACAGTATGGAATATTGCTACCTTTAGGAAAAGGGGGATGGACTGTTTTTAGTTGGTTGCCTTTTTTGTTTGGGGCTAAGGGAGAGATTATTAGAAATAATCAACCGAATTTAATTGATGCAGGTGCGATCGCGGCCTTACAATTTTGGCAAGATATGATCGAAGATGGTTCAGTTATGCTTTCTGCTCCCGAACGAGGTTATGAAGAGGATGCTTTTCTTGCAGGTCGTGTGGCTATGCAAATTACTGGGCCTTGGACATTAATTATGAAATCTCAAGTTGATCATCAAGTATTTCCTATACCCGCAGGAAAGATACCTGCTACAGTCACAGGTACTGCAAGTTTTTTTGTGATGAAGTCAGCACCAGAAAGAGAAAAAGCTGCACTCAAATTTTTGGAGTATATCTTAAGTCAGGAATTCCAAACAGAATGGACTATGAAAACGGGTTTTTTACCTGTCACCTTTTCCTCGGCTCGCAGTCAAACTTATCAGCAATTTATTAATAACAACCCTTTATTAAAAGTCTTTTTTGATCAGTTACCTGTAGCACAGGCTTTACCTTCTCCATTGGGATACAATCGTATCGCTGATAGTTTAGGTAGAGCAATTGAAGCCACGTTATTAGGTAAGTCTTCTGCTCAAGAAGCTTTGAAAGAAGCACAAAAACGGTTAGAACTAATTTGGAATGAAAAATAA
- the hemE gene encoding uroporphyrinogen decarboxylase, whose amino-acid sequence MGVSSTAPLLLRAARGEVVDRPPVWMMRQAGRYMKAYRDLREKYPSFRDRSEIPEVAIEVSLQPWRAFQPDGVILFSDIVTPLPGMGIDMDIAEGKGPIIYSPIRTQEQIEQLRPLDPETALPFIKTILESLRKEVGNQSTVLGFVGAPWTLAAYAVEGKGSKTYSIIKNMAFSDPTILHQLLTKLADSIADYVRYQIDCGAQVVQMFDSWAGQLSPQDYDTFALPYQKMVFEKVKATHPDTPLILLVTGSAGLLERMPASGADIITVDWAVDMADARARLGKHVKVQGNLDPGVLFGSKEFIRDRVLDTVRKAGNWGHILNLGHGVLPQTPEENVAFFFETAKNLNALV is encoded by the coding sequence ATGGGTGTTTCCTCAACGGCTCCTCTCCTCCTTCGGGCTGCACGTGGTGAAGTAGTAGATCGTCCCCCTGTCTGGATGATGCGACAAGCAGGACGATATATGAAAGCATATCGGGATTTGCGGGAAAAATATCCTTCATTCCGCGATCGCTCAGAAATTCCAGAAGTAGCGATCGAAGTTTCCCTCCAACCCTGGAGAGCTTTCCAACCCGACGGAGTAATTTTGTTTTCCGATATTGTCACCCCCTTACCAGGGATGGGGATTGACATGGATATTGCGGAAGGGAAGGGACCGATTATTTATTCGCCCATACGCACTCAAGAGCAAATTGAACAACTGCGTCCCCTAGATCCAGAAACAGCACTACCATTTATTAAAACGATTTTGGAATCGTTACGGAAAGAAGTAGGCAATCAATCCACAGTGTTAGGCTTTGTTGGCGCACCTTGGACATTAGCGGCTTATGCGGTGGAAGGTAAAGGTTCTAAAACCTATTCCATCATCAAAAACATGGCCTTCTCAGACCCAACTATTCTGCATCAGCTACTCACTAAATTAGCTGATTCCATTGCTGATTATGTCCGCTATCAAATAGATTGTGGCGCTCAAGTGGTGCAGATGTTCGATTCTTGGGCGGGACAATTAAGCCCCCAAGATTATGATACCTTTGCTTTACCTTATCAAAAAATGGTGTTCGAGAAAGTCAAAGCAACTCATCCTGACACACCATTAATTTTGTTGGTGACAGGTAGTGCCGGACTTTTAGAAAGAATGCCAGCTTCTGGTGCAGATATCATTACTGTAGACTGGGCAGTAGATATGGCAGATGCCAGAGCCAGATTGGGTAAGCACGTGAAAGTACAGGGTAATCTTGATCCAGGTGTATTGTTTGGTTCTAAAGAGTTCATCCGCGATCGCGTTTTGGACACCGTTCGCAAAGCCGGTAACTGGGGACACATCCTCAATCTCGGACATGGTGTACTCCCACAAACTCCAGAAGAAAATGTCGCTTTCTTCTTTGAAACCGCAAAAAACCTCAACGCTTTGGTTTAG
- a CDS encoding NAD(P)-dependent oxidoreductase codes for MTKKRILVTGASGCIGHYISEALIQNTDHELYLLVRNPNKLQVDTTARPGITILQGDMQEITKFSNLLKTIDTAVLTATSWGGEGIFDINVFKTLELMNLLNPERCQQVIYFSTASVLDYNNQPLKEAGEIGTDYIRSKYDCLHKIEKLAIFPKITTVFPTIVLGGDDNKPYSAVTTGIPQVTKYIDIIRFLQADGSFHFIHGRDIATVVEYLIDYPPQKEEPRRFVLGQSGLTVNQAVKEVCAYLGKKIYFRIPLSLSLANLIIVLFRIQMASWDRFCMKYRHFTYANAINPASFNLPNYCATMSDILKISGVKSGI; via the coding sequence ATGACCAAAAAACGCATTTTAGTTACAGGTGCAAGTGGCTGTATCGGTCACTACATAAGTGAAGCCCTAATTCAAAATACTGATCATGAATTATATCTACTAGTTAGAAACCCAAATAAACTACAAGTTGATACTACAGCCCGTCCAGGGATCACCATTTTACAAGGTGATATGCAGGAAATTACTAAGTTTTCTAATTTACTAAAAACGATTGATACGGCAGTACTAACAGCGACATCTTGGGGTGGGGAGGGCATATTTGATATTAATGTCTTTAAAACATTAGAGTTGATGAACCTGTTAAATCCAGAAAGATGTCAACAGGTGATATATTTTTCCACTGCTAGTGTATTAGATTACAACAACCAACCACTAAAAGAAGCCGGAGAAATCGGTACAGATTATATCCGCTCTAAATATGATTGTTTACACAAAATAGAAAAATTAGCTATTTTTCCCAAAATTACCACTGTTTTTCCCACCATTGTTTTAGGTGGTGATGACAACAAACCTTATTCCGCTGTCACAACAGGCATTCCCCAAGTTACCAAATATATTGATATAATTCGCTTCTTACAAGCAGATGGCAGTTTTCACTTTATTCATGGACGCGATATTGCTACAGTTGTGGAATATTTAATTGATTATCCTCCCCAAAAAGAAGAACCACGCCGATTTGTTTTAGGTCAATCGGGATTAACTGTTAATCAAGCCGTAAAGGAAGTCTGCGCTTATTTAGGCAAAAAGATTTACTTCCGCATTCCTCTATCTTTGTCATTAGCTAATTTGATTATTGTATTATTTCGGATTCAAATGGCTTCATGGGATAGATTCTGCATGAAATATCGTCATTTTACCTATGCTAATGCCATTAATCCCGCTAGTTTCAACTTACCAAATTACTGTGCAACCATGAGTGATATTTTAAAAATTAGCGGGGTGAAAAGTGGGATTTAG